In one Nicotiana tomentosiformis chromosome 6, ASM39032v3, whole genome shotgun sequence genomic region, the following are encoded:
- the LOC104120792 gene encoding cytochrome P450 86A1, which produces MDPVVIYFGIAAATTVYLLWFWLLAQRLTGPKVWPLVGSLPYTFMNRRRFHDWISENLRSTGGAATYQTSTICIPFLAWKQGFYTVTCHPKNIEHILRTRFDNYPKGPTWQSAFDDLLGQGIFNSDGDTWLMQRKTAALEFTTRTLRQAMNRWVNRTIRTRLWVILDKAAKEKSPVELQDLLLRLTFDNICGLTFGKDPETLSPKMPENPFAIAFDSATEATMQRLLYPYFLWRLKKILGIGAEKRLQKSLQVVENYISEALESRKESPSDDLLSRFMKKKDVNGNSFPSDVLKRIALNFVLAGRDTSSVAMSWFFWNVMNNRHVENKIIEEISTVLKESRGEDYEKWIEEPLVFDEADKLIYLKAALAETLRLYPSVPEDFKYVISDDVLPDGTWVPAGSTVTYSIYSVGRMKTVWGEDCMEFKPERWLSTGRDRFEPPKDGYKFVAFNGGPRTCLGKDLAYLQMKSVAAAILLRYRLLPVPGHKVEQKMSLTLFMKNGLKVYLNPRELAPAAPKVAMSA; this is translated from the exons ATGGATCCTGTAGTAATTTACTTTGGAATAGCAGCTGCAACTACAGTTTATCTCCTCTGGTTCTGGCTCTTAGCCCAAAGGCTCACGGGTCCAAAAGTGTGGCCACTAGTCGGTAGCCTCCCCTACACCTTCATGAACAGAAGAAGATTCCACGACTGGATTTCTGAAAATCTACGTTCCACAGGTGGAGCTGCTACATATCAAACGTCCACCATTTGCATACCATTTCTTGCTTGGAAACAAGGGTTCTATACTGTCACATGTCACCCAAAGAACATCGAACACATCCTTCGAACCag GTTTGATAATTATCCCAAAGGGCCAACATGGCAAAGTGCATTCGATGACCTCTTGGGTCAAGGTATATTCAACAGCGACGGTGACACGTGGCTCATGCAGAGGAAAACCGCAGCTCTTGAGTTTACAACCCGGACACTTCGACAAGCCATGAACCGGTGGGTGAACCGGACCATCAGAACTCGTTTATGGGTAATTTTGGATAAAGCTGCTAAGGAGAAAAGTCCTGTCGAATTACAAGATTTATTGCTACGTTTAACTTTTGATAATATTTGCGGACTTACTTTTGGTAAAGACCCTGAAACACTTTCCCCTAAAATGCCTGAAAATCCATTTGCTATAGCTTTTGATTCAGCCACTGAGGCCACAATGCAAAGACTTTTATACCCTTATTTTCTGTGGAGGttgaaaaaaattttaggcattgGAGCTGAAAAAAGATTACAAAAAAGCCTCCAAGTTGTCGAAAATTACATTTCGGAGGCATTGGAATCACGTAAGGAAAGTCCATCCGATGATTTATTGTCACGTTTTATGAAGAAAAAGGACGTAAACGGCAATTCCTTCCCAAGTGATGTACTAAAACGCATTGCTTTAAACTTTGTCCTAGCTGGACGTGACACGTCATCAGTGGCTATGAGCTGGTTCTTCTGGAACGTCATGAACAACCGCCACGTGGAAAATaagataattgaagaaatatcaACTGTTTTAAAAGAAAGCCGTGGTGAAGATTACGAAAAATGGATTGAAGAGCCATTGGTTTTTGATGAAGCTGATAAATTGATTTATCTAAAAGCAGCTTTAGCTGAGACTTTACGTTTGTACCCTTCAGTCCCTGAAGATTTCAAATATGTCATTTCTGATGATGTTTTGCCAGATGGCACGTGGGTCCCAGCCGGTTCGACTGTGACTTATTCTATTTACTCTGTGGGGAGAATGAAAACGGTTTGGGGAGAGGATTGCATGGAGTTTAAACCGGAAAGATGGCTCTCGACCGGAAGAGACCGGTTCGAACCGCCAAAGGATGGGTATAAATTTGTGGCATTTAATGGTGGACCGAGAACTTGCTTAGGCAAAGATTTGGCTTATCTCCAGATGAAATCTGTGGCTGCTGCTATATTGCTTCGTTACCGGCTTTTACCGGTTCCAGGTCATAAAGTTGAACAGAAAATGTCTCTAACTTTGTTCATGAAGAATGGGCTTAAAGTTTACTTGAATCCTCGTGAACTTGCACCTGCAGCTCCAAAGGTCGCTATGTCTGCTTGA